From the genome of Solidesulfovibrio carbinolicus, one region includes:
- a CDS encoding tyrosine-type recombinase/integrase — translation MASGKPERIFYVMYRRDGRLIEEKVGRQFQDNMTAAKAARIRAERIEGRSPSNNARREAEEAAKQAEAGRWTLAKLWAEYSSHKTPGAALTTDRSRFEKYLKPAFGEKEPAEVLTLDLDRLRSRLLKQGKSPQTVKHVLALFKRLVRFGVKKGLCDSPAPRRQTISMPRVDNETTEDLDADELARLVQAIKDEPNIQAANFMRLAMFTGMRRGELFKLEWRDIDFERGFIHIRHPKGGKSQKIPLNDAARAVLASHPHVADSPYVFPGQGGKQRVTIQVASNRIKARAGLPADFRPLHGLRHLFASTLASSGEVDMLTLQKLLTHKSPNMTKRYSHLRDDALKQASEVAGNLLGNVGTPGDSTGRKVVSLGKER, via the coding sequence GTGGCTTCGGGCAAGCCCGAACGCATTTTCTACGTCATGTATCGCCGCGACGGGCGTCTCATCGAGGAGAAGGTGGGCCGCCAGTTTCAGGACAACATGACCGCCGCCAAAGCTGCGCGGATCAGGGCGGAGCGCATCGAGGGCCGGTCCCCATCGAATAACGCCCGCCGTGAAGCTGAGGAAGCCGCCAAGCAAGCCGAGGCTGGCCGGTGGACCTTGGCGAAGCTGTGGGCCGAGTATTCTTCCCACAAAACGCCAGGGGCGGCGCTGACCACGGATCGGAGCCGATTCGAGAAATACCTTAAGCCCGCCTTCGGGGAGAAAGAGCCGGCCGAAGTCCTGACCTTGGACCTGGACCGCCTGCGCTCCCGCCTGCTCAAGCAAGGCAAGTCGCCGCAAACCGTCAAGCACGTCCTGGCTCTGTTCAAGCGACTGGTGCGCTTCGGCGTTAAAAAGGGCCTGTGCGACTCCCCGGCCCCGCGCCGGCAGACGATATCCATGCCCAGAGTCGACAACGAGACCACAGAAGACCTGGATGCTGACGAATTGGCCCGGCTGGTCCAGGCCATCAAAGACGAACCCAACATCCAGGCCGCAAACTTCATGCGGCTCGCCATGTTCACCGGCATGCGGCGCGGAGAGCTTTTCAAGCTCGAGTGGCGCGACATCGACTTCGAACGTGGCTTCATCCACATCCGCCACCCCAAGGGCGGCAAGAGCCAGAAAATCCCTCTCAACGATGCAGCTAGGGCCGTTCTTGCCTCCCATCCCCATGTGGCGGATTCGCCCTACGTATTTCCCGGCCAGGGCGGCAAGCAGCGTGTAACCATCCAGGTGGCATCCAACCGCATCAAAGCCCGCGCCGGGCTCCCTGCCGACTTCCGGCCCCTGCATGGTCTACGACACCTGTTCGCGTCGACCCTGGCCTCAAGCGGCGAGGTTGACATGCTGACGCTACAAAAGCTCCTGACCCACAAATCGCCCAACATGACGAAGCGGTATAGCCATCTGCGTGATGACGCCCTCAAACAGGCATCCGAGGTGGCCGGCAATCTTTTGGGGAACGTTGGCACGCCTGGGGACTCCACGGGGCGCAAGGTGGTTTCCCTGGGAAAAGAGCGGTGA
- a CDS encoding YcjF family protein: MTSQEQRAILTLCLMAAFADGGNDATEREQIRSIAEGLSAEAAQELSGLYQDVLLGRASLETAASALADPQVRQLAYEMAVCVCDADGAQSPAEGDFLERLRAALALDVAASREFAHAAAEVADAPLEAGPDPAATAAPAGPANAPAVDAQALDKTILNYAILNGALEILPQSLASMAILPLQLKMVYAVGKTYGFELDRGHIKDFAAALGVGLTGQFVEQIGRKLLGGLFKVAGGDFFGGVGSAATGAAFSFATTYALGQAAKLYYAGGRSMDMEQLRQMFASLLEQGKTMQSSYAEAIREKSRTVDVNQIAALVRGQ, encoded by the coding sequence ATGACCAGCCAGGAACAACGGGCGATTTTGACGCTTTGTCTGATGGCCGCCTTTGCCGACGGCGGCAACGACGCCACGGAGCGTGAGCAGATCCGGAGCATCGCCGAAGGTCTGTCGGCCGAGGCCGCCCAGGAGTTGTCCGGGCTGTATCAGGACGTGCTGCTCGGCCGCGCCTCCCTGGAGACGGCGGCCTCGGCGCTGGCCGACCCGCAGGTCCGCCAGTTGGCCTATGAAATGGCCGTGTGCGTGTGCGACGCCGACGGCGCGCAAAGCCCGGCCGAAGGGGATTTTCTGGAACGCCTGCGGGCCGCCCTGGCCCTGGACGTCGCCGCGTCCCGGGAGTTTGCCCACGCGGCGGCGGAAGTGGCCGACGCGCCCCTGGAAGCCGGACCGGATCCGGCGGCCACGGCAGCCCCGGCCGGCCCGGCCAACGCCCCGGCCGTGGACGCCCAGGCCCTGGACAAGACCATCCTCAATTATGCCATCTTAAACGGCGCGCTGGAGATTTTGCCCCAGTCCCTGGCTTCCATGGCCATCCTGCCGCTGCAGCTCAAGATGGTCTACGCCGTGGGCAAGACCTATGGCTTCGAGCTGGATCGCGGCCACATCAAGGATTTCGCGGCCGCCCTGGGCGTGGGGTTGACCGGGCAGTTCGTGGAGCAGATCGGGCGAAAGCTTCTGGGCGGCCTGTTTAAGGTCGCGGGGGGCGACTTCTTCGGCGGCGTGGGCAGCGCGGCCACGGGCGCGGCCTTTTCCTTTGCCACCACCTACGCCCTGGGCCAGGCGGCCAAGCTGTACTATGCCGGCGGCCGCTCCATGGACATGGAGCAGCTGCGCCAGATGTTCGCCTCGCTTTTGGAGCAGGGCAAAACCATGCAATCGAGCTACGCCGAGGCCATCCGGGAGAAGTCCCGGACCGTGGACGTCAATCAAATCGCCGCCCTGGTGCGGGGACAGTAG
- a CDS encoding type II toxin-antitoxin system RelE family toxin yields the protein MGRELVISKKANAFILSMPEAQRRKIKEAVSRLLASDFDGLDIKRLQPHPHDFRLRVGGVRILFPSEPERLFIFKAGLRGDVYK from the coding sequence ATGGGACGTGAGCTGGTCATCAGCAAGAAGGCCAACGCCTTCATCCTGTCTATGCCCGAGGCGCAAAGGAGGAAAATCAAGGAGGCCGTGTCCCGGCTTTTGGCCTCTGACTTCGATGGGCTAGACATCAAGCGGCTGCAACCGCATCCTCATGATTTTCGGCTTCGAGTAGGTGGGGTGCGCATTCTCTTCCCCTCAGAACCTGAGCGCCTTTTCATCTTCAAGGCTGGACTCCGGGGAGATGTTTACAAGTAG
- the otsB gene encoding trehalose-phosphatase, with protein sequence MRSGRNLPGLDALLADPALAAVLSGRRDGLLLLDYDGTLAPFTPRRDEARPYPGVVEILARLPEAGSGRFAVVTGRPAATAAAFLAPARPSTVWGCHGAQRLGPGQPVTQPATAPATQAALVRAMALALPVAGREALESKPAGLALHWRGLPAAARQALAERIGPAWAELAQITGLALHPFDGGLELRLPGFHKGLAVEALTRENPQTVLVYVGDDLTDEDAFQALGPNDAGVLAGRPDRPSAARYALTPPEELLRFLSAWADAAASRQPQPGRSHAQ encoded by the coding sequence GTGAGGTCGGGCCGCAACCTGCCCGGCCTGGACGCCCTCCTGGCCGATCCGGCCCTGGCCGCCGTTCTCAGCGGCCGGCGTGACGGGCTGCTGCTGCTGGACTACGACGGCACGTTGGCCCCGTTCACGCCGCGCCGGGACGAAGCCCGGCCCTACCCGGGCGTGGTCGAGATCCTGGCCCGGCTGCCCGAGGCCGGCTCGGGCCGGTTCGCCGTCGTCACCGGACGGCCGGCCGCGACGGCGGCCGCCTTCCTGGCCCCGGCCCGGCCCTCGACAGTCTGGGGCTGCCACGGAGCCCAGCGGCTCGGGCCCGGCCAACCCGTCACCCAACCGGCCACAGCCCCGGCAACGCAGGCCGCCCTGGTCCGGGCCATGGCCCTGGCCCTGCCAGTGGCCGGCCGGGAGGCGCTGGAGTCCAAGCCCGCCGGCCTGGCCCTGCACTGGCGGGGCCTTCCCGCCGCCGCCCGCCAGGCCTTGGCAGAACGCATCGGCCCGGCCTGGGCCGAGCTGGCCCAAATAACGGGCCTGGCCCTGCACCCCTTCGACGGCGGCCTGGAGCTGCGCCTGCCGGGCTTTCACAAGGGCCTGGCCGTGGAGGCCCTGACCCGGGAAAATCCCCAAACGGTCCTGGTCTACGTCGGCGACGACCTCACCGACGAGGACGCTTTCCAGGCCCTTGGCCCAAACGATGCGGGCGTGCTGGCCGGCCGCCCCGACCGGCCAAGCGCCGCGCGCTACGCCCTCACCCCGCCCGAGGAACTGCTCCGGTTCCTTTCCGCCTGGGCCGACGCGGCCGCGAGCAGACAACCGCAACCCGGGAGATCCCATGCCCAATGA
- a CDS encoding potassium channel family protein, which produces MKFLAAQVGYLLQNSSSRRNLRFLVNFVLTLVAMVVLYSVVFHWIMQRDGQEYSWVTGFYWTLTVMSTLGFGDITFTSDLGRLFSIIVLLTGIIFLLVMLPFTFIQFFYAPWLEAQARALAPRELPVGTSDHVIVVGDDPAALNLNKKARQYGYACLLLRSDSKAATDLYDQGYAVAVGDYDDADTYRRLRVDGAAMVVALDNDMRNANVAFTVREVSPATPIVSKADQEESLDILKLAGSTQVFHFTHLLGEALARRARGGDMQSGIIGRIGEIVVAEWPVMGSRLEGRTLRECALRSVAGVNVVGVWERGRFELPDPDQALPPGVVLMLAGTEGQIETFRDFAGEAPPSDAPAVILGGGRVGRAAAGQLRRRGIDYRIVEKNPGKLMESYRVVAGNAADLDVLVKAGIRQAPTVFITTHNDDMNIYLAIYCRKLRPDIQIISRATLDRNIGVLHAAGADLVISYASLVANTVINLLNPDKVLMLNEGLNMFRMAVPAELVGKSLAESRIRSLTGCNVAAVSAGEGLEVNPDPDRPLQAGTRLVLIGNAAAEQRFLERFPSRPAVS; this is translated from the coding sequence ATGAAGTTTCTCGCCGCCCAGGTCGGCTACCTGCTGCAAAACAGCTCCTCGCGCCGCAACCTGCGGTTCCTGGTCAATTTTGTCCTGACGCTCGTGGCCATGGTGGTGCTGTATTCCGTGGTGTTCCACTGGATCATGCAGCGCGACGGCCAGGAATATTCCTGGGTCACGGGCTTTTATTGGACGCTCACCGTCATGTCGACCCTGGGCTTTGGCGACATCACCTTCACCAGCGACCTGGGGCGACTGTTTTCCATCATCGTGCTGTTGACCGGCATCATCTTTTTGCTGGTCATGCTGCCGTTCACCTTCATCCAGTTCTTCTACGCTCCCTGGCTGGAGGCCCAGGCCCGGGCCCTGGCCCCGCGAGAGCTGCCGGTGGGCACGAGCGACCACGTCATCGTGGTCGGCGACGACCCGGCGGCGCTTAATCTCAACAAGAAAGCCCGCCAGTACGGCTACGCCTGCCTGCTTTTGCGCTCGGACTCCAAGGCGGCCACCGACCTCTATGACCAGGGCTACGCCGTGGCCGTGGGCGACTACGACGACGCGGACACCTACCGCCGGCTGCGGGTGGACGGCGCGGCCATGGTCGTGGCCCTGGACAACGACATGCGTAACGCCAACGTGGCCTTCACCGTGCGCGAGGTCAGCCCGGCCACGCCCATTGTCAGCAAGGCCGACCAGGAAGAGTCCCTGGACATCCTGAAGCTGGCCGGCAGCACCCAGGTGTTTCATTTCACCCATCTGCTGGGCGAGGCCCTGGCCCGGCGGGCCAGGGGCGGGGACATGCAGTCCGGGATCATCGGCCGCATAGGCGAGATCGTAGTGGCCGAGTGGCCGGTCATGGGCTCACGCCTGGAGGGCCGCACGCTTCGGGAGTGCGCCCTGCGGTCCGTGGCCGGGGTCAACGTGGTCGGGGTGTGGGAGCGCGGCCGGTTCGAGCTGCCGGACCCGGACCAGGCGTTGCCGCCTGGCGTCGTGTTGATGCTGGCCGGCACCGAAGGGCAGATCGAGACGTTTCGGGATTTCGCCGGGGAAGCGCCGCCAAGCGACGCGCCGGCGGTGATCCTTGGCGGCGGCCGGGTGGGCCGGGCGGCGGCCGGACAGTTGCGCCGCCGGGGGATCGATTACCGCATCGTGGAGAAAAATCCCGGCAAGCTCATGGAGTCGTACCGGGTGGTGGCCGGCAACGCCGCCGACCTCGACGTGCTGGTCAAGGCCGGCATCCGCCAGGCCCCGACGGTTTTCATCACCACCCACAACGACGACATGAACATCTATCTGGCCATCTACTGCCGCAAGCTGCGGCCGGACATCCAGATCATCAGCCGGGCCACCCTGGACCGCAACATCGGCGTGCTCCACGCGGCCGGGGCCGATCTGGTCATTTCCTATGCGTCGCTGGTGGCCAACACGGTGATCAATCTGCTCAATCCCGACAAGGTGCTCATGTTAAACGAGGGCCTCAACATGTTTCGCATGGCCGTGCCGGCCGAGCTGGTGGGCAAGAGCCTGGCCGAAAGCCGCATCCGGTCGCTCACCGGCTGCAACGTGGCGGCGGTGAGCGCCGGGGAGGGGCTGGAGGTCAATCCCGACCCGGACCGGCCGCTTCAGGCCGGGACACGGCTCGTACTCATTGGCAACGCGGCCGCCGAACAGCGTTTCCTGGAGCGTTTCCCGTCCCGGCCCGCCGTCTCCTGA
- a CDS encoding DUF3124 domain-containing protein, whose product MGRLSWHSIFRALAFCAVLTAFCRPALAGSELLRGGTYFLPVYSHIYIGDRARPFLLAITVSVRNTSLTEPMTLTAADFYDSDGTLLNRYIDAPKTIEPFGSMRLTVAESEKHGGAGAKFLVSWTARTPVTAPHVEAVMIGSGGQQGISFTSQAVPLKIER is encoded by the coding sequence ATGGGTCGTTTGTCGTGGCACAGCATTTTCCGGGCGCTGGCGTTTTGCGCCGTGCTGACGGCTTTTTGCCGGCCAGCCCTGGCCGGTTCGGAGTTGTTGCGCGGGGGCACCTATTTCCTGCCCGTCTACTCCCACATCTACATCGGCGACCGGGCCAGGCCGTTTCTTCTGGCCATCACGGTGAGCGTGCGCAACACCAGCCTCACCGAGCCCATGACCCTGACGGCGGCGGATTTCTACGATTCCGACGGGACTCTGCTCAACCGCTACATCGATGCCCCCAAAACCATTGAGCCTTTCGGCTCCATGCGCCTGACCGTGGCCGAATCCGAGAAGCACGGCGGGGCCGGGGCCAAGTTCCTGGTCTCCTGGACCGCGCGCACGCCCGTGACCGCGCCCCACGTGGAAGCGGTCATGATCGGCAGCGGCGGTCAGCAGGGCATTTCCTTCACTTCCCAGGCCGTTCCCCTCAAGATTGAGCGCTAG
- a CDS encoding alpha,alpha-trehalose-phosphate synthase (UDP-forming) produces the protein MPNDKKRRFIVLSNRLPIAVGRGPDGELTASQGAGGLVTALAPVLGNRGGAWIGWPGTSEKGVTALCRNFSRQAGYFLRPVSLTEAEVEGFYRGFSNEILWPLFHEFQMPCNFLPAYWEAYRTANATFAKAAAAAATDDDLVWVHDYHLMLVARLLKAKGRSPRLGFFLHIPFPPADIFLKIPWRRELVDALLDFDLIGFQTLRDRRNFFDVVKRLHPSAMRKGRGEIVTLTLAGETTRLGVFPISIDFAAFADRARDPGVRQTAKDIRQAFDNRFLLFGADRLDYTKGVPQRLDALQTALTSYPELRGKVCLIQVLVPSREEVPQYRAMKEDIERMVGEINGRWSRPGWAPVHFVYRNLPHDELIAYYAASDMALVTPLRDGMNLVAKEYAACNVAETGILCLSEFAGAAMELHRHAVMVNPFDVVGVAEAIRDGAAMAPGQRRRRMRAIRAIIRRHDIFQWVDAFLDAAFSTHLGDFPRQSAGAWADPEADPEAGQGPPWDTPDRVA, from the coding sequence ATGCCCAATGACAAAAAACGCCGGTTCATCGTGCTGTCCAACCGTCTGCCCATCGCCGTCGGGCGCGGCCCGGACGGTGAACTCACGGCCAGCCAGGGCGCCGGCGGGCTGGTGACGGCCCTGGCCCCGGTCTTGGGCAACCGGGGCGGGGCCTGGATCGGCTGGCCGGGAACCAGCGAGAAGGGCGTGACCGCCCTGTGCCGAAACTTTTCCCGCCAGGCCGGCTATTTTCTGCGTCCGGTCTCCCTGACCGAGGCCGAGGTGGAAGGGTTTTACCGAGGCTTTTCCAATGAAATCCTCTGGCCGCTGTTCCACGAATTCCAGATGCCCTGCAACTTCCTGCCCGCCTACTGGGAAGCCTACCGCACGGCCAACGCCACCTTCGCCAAGGCGGCGGCGGCCGCCGCCACCGACGACGACCTGGTCTGGGTCCACGACTACCACCTCATGCTCGTGGCCCGCCTGCTCAAGGCCAAGGGCCGCTCCCCGCGCCTGGGCTTTTTCCTGCACATCCCCTTTCCGCCGGCCGACATCTTCCTCAAGATTCCCTGGCGGCGCGAGCTCGTCGACGCCCTGCTCGACTTCGACCTCATCGGCTTCCAGACCCTGCGCGACCGGCGCAACTTCTTCGACGTCGTCAAGCGCCTGCACCCAAGTGCGATGCGCAAGGGACGCGGAGAGATCGTCACCCTGACCCTGGCCGGCGAAACCACCCGGCTGGGCGTTTTCCCCATCAGCATCGACTTCGCCGCCTTTGCCGACCGAGCCCGCGACCCAGGCGTGCGGCAAACGGCCAAGGACATCCGCCAGGCCTTTGACAATCGCTTCCTGCTGTTTGGGGCCGATCGGCTCGACTACACCAAGGGCGTGCCCCAACGCCTGGACGCCTTGCAAACGGCGCTCACCAGCTACCCGGAACTGCGCGGCAAGGTCTGCCTGATCCAGGTGCTGGTCCCCAGCCGCGAGGAAGTGCCCCAGTACCGGGCCATGAAGGAGGACATCGAACGGATGGTGGGCGAGATCAACGGCCGCTGGTCCCGGCCGGGCTGGGCTCCGGTGCATTTCGTCTACCGCAACCTGCCCCACGACGAACTGATCGCCTATTACGCGGCCAGCGACATGGCCCTGGTCACGCCGCTTCGCGACGGCATGAACCTGGTGGCCAAGGAATACGCCGCCTGCAACGTGGCCGAGACCGGCATCCTGTGCCTGAGCGAATTCGCCGGCGCGGCCATGGAGCTGCACCGCCACGCGGTCATGGTCAATCCCTTCGACGTCGTGGGCGTGGCCGAGGCCATCCGCGACGGCGCGGCCATGGCCCCGGGCCAACGGCGACGGCGGATGCGGGCCATTCGGGCCATCATCCGCCGCCACGACATCTTCCAATGGGTGGACGCCTTTCTGGACGCGGCCTTTTCCACCCACTTGGGCGACTTTCCCCGCCAGAGCGCGGGGGCCTGGGCCGACCCCGAGGCCGACCCCGAGGCCGGCCAGGGACCGCCCTGGGACACGCCGGACCGCGTCGCCTGA
- a CDS encoding cation:proton antiporter family protein: protein MLVILVSFAFAFGMVLSRVGLPPMVGFLAAGFAYNFLGLTRPPGLDVAADLGITLLLFSIGLKLDVRGLLKPIIWASSTAQMLLSTGFTFAMLLAVKQLGVSPLFALDWPILLMLGFALSFSSTVFAVKALEEKGDMSAFYGVVTIGILIMQDLFAVLYLAISEGKIPSVWAVAVLALPFLRPAFFWLMDKSGRGELFILCGLFYALGVGAEGFNLVHLKPDLGALVMGVLVAGHPRASELSKALFGFKELMLVGFFLSVGMKGLPNGEMLAAALFLCLLLPFKTGIYHLVVSRFGLRPRTSLFTALTLTNYSEFGLIVAAIAARGGALSPDWLLVIAMAVSLSFLIGAPLSARSEAVYRAMVGWLRRFEPRKPHPHEVAIDLGATRAVILGMGRIGMGAYDELHKTYGDSLLGVEHVPARADRNRGQGRNVIVGDACDTEFWLKLRNGHACEMVILAMPNHHGNMFAARQLRNLGFTGHVAAVARYPEEVEELASLGVCAVFNMYERAGAGLARHAMEACTLPG, encoded by the coding sequence ATGCTGGTCATTCTCGTAAGCTTCGCCTTTGCCTTCGGCATGGTCCTGTCCCGGGTCGGCCTGCCGCCCATGGTCGGGTTCCTGGCCGCCGGATTCGCCTACAACTTCCTGGGCCTGACCCGCCCGCCCGGACTCGATGTGGCCGCCGACCTCGGCATCACCTTGCTGCTTTTTTCCATCGGCCTCAAACTCGACGTCCGGGGACTGCTCAAGCCCATCATCTGGGCCAGCTCCACCGCCCAGATGCTCCTGTCCACGGGCTTCACCTTCGCCATGCTCCTGGCCGTCAAGCAGCTCGGCGTCAGCCCGCTTTTCGCCCTGGACTGGCCCATCCTGCTCATGCTCGGCTTTGCCCTGTCGTTTTCAAGCACCGTCTTCGCGGTCAAGGCCCTGGAAGAAAAAGGCGACATGTCGGCCTTCTACGGCGTGGTGACCATCGGCATCCTCATCATGCAGGACCTTTTTGCCGTGCTCTACCTGGCCATCTCGGAAGGCAAGATCCCGTCGGTCTGGGCCGTGGCCGTGCTGGCCCTGCCTTTTTTACGGCCGGCCTTTTTCTGGCTCATGGACAAGTCCGGCCGGGGCGAACTCTTCATCCTGTGCGGCCTGTTCTACGCCCTGGGCGTGGGCGCGGAAGGCTTCAACCTCGTCCACCTCAAACCCGACCTCGGCGCGCTGGTCATGGGCGTTTTGGTGGCCGGCCATCCCCGGGCCTCGGAACTGTCCAAGGCGCTGTTCGGCTTCAAGGAACTCATGCTGGTGGGCTTTTTCCTGTCCGTGGGCATGAAGGGCCTGCCAAACGGCGAAATGCTGGCCGCCGCCCTGTTCCTGTGCCTGCTGCTGCCCTTTAAGACCGGCATCTACCATCTGGTCGTCAGCCGCTTCGGCCTGCGGCCGCGCACCAGCCTGTTTACCGCCCTGACCCTGACCAACTATTCGGAATTCGGCCTCATCGTCGCGGCCATCGCCGCCCGCGGCGGCGCGCTGTCCCCGGACTGGCTCCTGGTCATCGCCATGGCCGTGAGCCTGAGCTTTCTTATCGGCGCGCCCCTTAGCGCCCGGTCCGAGGCCGTCTACCGGGCCATGGTCGGCTGGCTGCGCCGCTTCGAACCCCGAAAACCCCATCCCCACGAAGTCGCCATCGACCTCGGCGCCACCCGGGCCGTCATCCTCGGCATGGGCCGCATCGGCATGGGGGCCTACGACGAATTGCACAAAACCTACGGCGATTCGCTCCTGGGCGTGGAACACGTGCCGGCCCGGGCCGACCGCAACCGGGGACAAGGGCGCAACGTCATCGTGGGCGACGCCTGCGACACCGAATTCTGGCTCAAGCTGCGCAACGGCCACGCCTGCGAAATGGTCATCCTGGCCATGCCCAACCACCACGGCAACATGTTCGCCGCCCGCCAACTGCGAAACCTGGGCTTCACCGGCCACGTGGCCGCCGTGGCCCGCTACCCCGAGGAAGTCGAGGAACTGGCCTCCCTTGGGGTGTGCGCCGTATTTAACATGTACGAACGCGCCGGAGCCGGCCTGGCCCGCCACGCCATGGAAGCCTGCACCCTGCCGGGGTGA